The Sediminicola sp. YIK13 genomic sequence GTCGATTTTCTTTTTTAGTGTCGATTATTTGTCTCATTTTTGAAACTCTAATAATCATAATTGATGGGAAGGAATAAAGCTCTGTGCCTTCAGACTTTGTTTTTTCCCTATTTAGTGATACAAAAAATAGTAAGATGAGAATCGGTATTCCAAAAGAAATCAAAAACAACGAAAGCAGGGTGGGAATGACACCAGCCGGGGTTTTCGAATTGGTAAAAAATAACCATACCGTCTACGTACAATCAGGTGCTGGCGATGGAAGTGGTTTTTTCAATACGGACTACCAACAGGTGGGGGCCATTGTATTGGATACCATCGGACAGGTCTATGCCATGAGTGATATGATCGTTAAGGTAAAGGAGCCAATAAAAGAGGAGTATGGCCTTATTCAAAAAGGACAGGTGGTGTTTACTTATTTTCATTTTGCTTCAAGTGAGACCCTCACAGAAGCTATGATAGCCCGTAAGGCAATTTGTATCGCTTATGAAACCGTGGAGGATGAAGAAGGAACATTGCCATTATTGACACCCATGTCCGAAGTTGCGGGCAGAATGGCTATTCAACAGGGGGCTAAATACCTGGAGAAGCCAGAAAAAGGTCGCGGCGTTTTATTGGGAGGAGTTCCGGGTGTGGCACCGGGAAAAGTTTTGGTGCTTGGAGCTGGTATTGTGGGGATACAAGCTGCAAAAATGGCAGCAGGATTAGGTGCCCATGTTACTATTTTAGATGTTAATATGAAGCGGCTGCGCTATGTCAATGACGTAATGCCAAGCCATGTGGTAACAGAATTTTCAAATGAATTTAATATCAGAAAGCATATAAAGGACCATGATCTGATCATTGGTGGTGTCCTGTTAAGGGGGGCCAAAGCTCCTAATCTTATTACCAGGGATATGCTTAAGGAGATGCGTCCGGGTACC encodes the following:
- the ald gene encoding alanine dehydrogenase; translation: MRIGIPKEIKNNESRVGMTPAGVFELVKNNHTVYVQSGAGDGSGFFNTDYQQVGAIVLDTIGQVYAMSDMIVKVKEPIKEEYGLIQKGQVVFTYFHFASSETLTEAMIARKAICIAYETVEDEEGTLPLLTPMSEVAGRMAIQQGAKYLEKPEKGRGVLLGGVPGVAPGKVLVLGAGIVGIQAAKMAAGLGAHVTILDVNMKRLRYVNDVMPSHVVTEFSNEFNIRKHIKDHDLIIGGVLLRGAKAPNLITRDMLKEMRPGTVIVDVAVDQGGCVETSRPTTHENPVFIIDDVVHYCVANMPGAVPYTSTMALTNVTLPYVLKLANLGWVEACRTDASLQKGLNIVEGKVIYKEIIEAFNWQAVEV